From Argopecten irradians isolate NY chromosome 12, Ai_NY, whole genome shotgun sequence, one genomic window encodes:
- the LOC138335995 gene encoding uncharacterized protein isoform X1: MELNWIQLVLRKTVILAILYVLVLPRETSQSKYLDENARVYKSSKVHFQWLDEGDNLVKEKLHPDSISFSTLNQRSPGKNVWKKLKWMKNGFAEKSGVTVMDEETAREKSSRQAKGIETQLVAEIDNHRLFQGSENRIDSLQSQITRDGSKEKRRVIRDVGEVTPANDATTPSQVITNVIGIVGSTNQNTVNETEDLIGVEGSGNVINTTPESLTGLTTSMKPDTTLDITTTPEPVTQNPITSTTSSTASNKVIDTVIPTTLQPITSQKPATTPKPTTTPEPTTKKTTIPEPTTLQPISSQEPVTAPKLTAQKSTTTPEPTTLDPTTQKPTSTPESTTHKPTTTPEPTTQKPTTPEPTTQKPTTPRPTTTPEPTTTPEPTTTPEPTTTPEPTTTPEPTTTPEPTTTPEPTTTPEPTTTPEPTTTPEPTTTPEPTTTPKPTTTPEPTTTSEPTTTPEPTTTPEPTTTPEPTTTPEPTTTSEPTTTPKLTTTPKPTTTSEPTTTPKPTTTLKPEPSVTPEPSVTPEPSATPEPSSTPEPLATSEPFSTPEPSSTPEPEPSVTPEPSVTAEPSVTPEPSVIPEPSVTPEPEPSAIPEPSVKPEPEPSVTPEPSGTAEPDSSAEPWPNVTSEPEVEPESEPESEPESEPEGEPSVFSEPRPDWESAMDLWQWGWYFFIYFFGIMFLLLALFSLLSVIRLWSMNHLLSKNYFVTLNILIIIKCTLRGSYLLVDAHNINNTFHNIVDYFLYSTAFPCLTSAFSILFYALLIATKMQVISPKIQKLSVLIGIILFHFALSLITDIIVGIFSEARILLLVCQFFYVVWGIVLFIGYFYLFRRLYSAAIKRQKTMVQHTVSSGTTSASERTKKKSSSKYTISLSIKVTFVAAFFGLMCVALELYGIFGVFKLLKMGHTPEAWPWYTYKFLLRLMELLMCATMVYVASQPLKYRRRDKESACWIYLMPFKRVCCSCGGQGSNESFDASMNSDGHAMSDTNKESQKNMKYFNKGVQDVTSDGVLKPRVTYAPHLNGNFQRQVSETPSHLVIEDGLVRFRSNEEINFCGSELASSLPDLVNGSAMRANRGDSIENGAIPHSGVLNGGFYRIESEAQNNDKTRQGVTSGQYDHYKNSMDFERTSIGTTGTVDTMRPMSALNLAASMEWEFDRVYERSFVESDSSSVKSLPNVVPLSPRETNSESRPLVVQSPSRDWHPDQSDHLPDSVPLDMNQVSLDMSSSLSSPSDAPCSPNSPTRKPLIAKRMSRHASTDSECLDRFKANIYTS, translated from the coding sequence ATGGAACTTAACTGGATCCAACTAGTTTTGAGGAAAACTGTGATTTTAGCTATTTTGTATGTGCTTGTATTACCAAGGGAAACATCACAATCAAAATACCTTGATGAAAATGCAAGGGTGTACAAATCATCGAAAGTCCATTTTCAGTGGCTTGATGAAGGTGATAATTTAGTCAAGGAGAAATTACATCCGGACTCCATTTCATTTTCTACATTAAACCAACGAAGCCCCGGAAAAAATGTCTGGAAGAAGCTTAAATGGATGAAAAATGGTTTTGCTGAGAAATCAGGTGTTACTGTAATGGACGAGGAAACAGCTAGAGAGAAGAGCTCTAGGCAGGCAAAGGGGATAGAAACTCAATTAGTCGCAGAAATAGACAACCACAGATTATTTCAAGGGAGCGAGAACCGTATTGATTCACTCCAAAGTCAGATCACCAGGGACGGTTCTAAAGAAAAAAGACGAGTGATTAGAGATgtaggggaagtaactccggCTAATGATGCCACTACTCCCTCTCAGGTAATTACCAATGTGATAGGCATTGTTGGCtcgaccaatcaaaatacagtGAATGAAACGGAAGATTTGATTGGTGTTGAAGGCTCTGGAAATGTGATTAACACAACGCCGGAATCGTTAACAGGTCTAACGACTTCCATGAAACCTGATACTACGCTAGATATTACGACAACACCGGAACCTGTAACACAGAATCCCATTACATCGACAACGTCTTCAACTGCTTCAAACAAAGTTATTGATACTGTAATACCAACAACTCTACAGCCAATCACATCTCAAAAACCAGCTACAACaccaaaaccaacaacaactCCAGAACCAACaactaaaaaaacaacaattccAGAACCAACAACTCTTCAGCCAATCTCATCTCAAGAACCAGTAACAGCTCCAAAATTAACAGCTCAAAAATCAACAACAACTCCTGAACCAACAACTCTAGATCCAACAACTCAAAAACCAACATCAACTCCAGAATCCACAACTCATAAACCAACAACAACTCCAGAACCAACTACTCAAAAGCCAACAACTCCAGAACCAACTACTCAAAAACCAACAACTCCAAGACCAACAACAACTCCAGAACCTACCACAACTCCAGAACCAACCACAACTCCAGAACCTACCACAACTCCAGAACCAACCACAACTCCAGAACCTACCACAACTCCAGAACCAACCACAACTCCAGAACCTACCACAACTCCAGAACCAACCACAACTCCAGAACCAACCACAACTCCAGAACCCACCACAACTCCAGAACCTACCACAACTCCAAAACCTACAACAACTCCAGAACCTACCACAACTTCAGAACCAACTACAACTCCAGAACCTACCACAACTCCAGAACCCACAACAACTCCAGAACCCACAACAACTCCAGAACCTACCACAACTTCAGAACCAACTACAACTCCAAAACTTACAACAACTCCAAAACCTACCACAACTTCAGAACCAACTACAACTCCAAAACCTACAACAACTCTTAAACCTGAACCTTCGGTAACACCTGAACCTTCAGTAACACCTGAACCTTCAGCCACACCTGAACCTTCAAGCACACCTGAACCTTTAGCCACATCTGAACCTTTTAGCACACCTGAACCTTCAAGCACACCTGAACCTGAACCTTCAGTAACACCTGAACCTTCAGTAACAGCGGAACCTTCAGTAACACCTGAACCTTCAGTCATACCTGAACCTTCAGTCACACCTGAACCTGAACCTTCAGCTATACCTGAACCTTCAGTAAAACCTGAACCTGAACCTTCAGTAACACCTGAACCTTCAGGTACTGCAGAACCAGATTCATCAGCTGAACCTTGGCCAAATGTTACCTCTGAACCAGAAGTTGAACCAGAAAGTGAACCAGAAAGCGAACCTGAGAGTGAACCAGAAGGTGAACCATCCGTGTTTTCTGAACCACGACCAGACTGGGAGTCTGCTATGGATTTATGGCAGTGGGGATGGTATTTTTTCATCTACTTCTTTGGAATTATGTTCTTGCTGCTCGCCTTGTTCAGCTTATTAAGTGTGATCAGACTTTGGAGCATGAACCATCTCCTCAGTAAAAATTATTTCGTCACTCTCAACATTCTGATCATCATTAAGTGTACATTACGTGGTTCCTACCTCCTGGTCGACGCTCATAACATCAACAATACGTTCCATAATATCGTCGATTACTTCCTCTACAGTACCGCGTTCCCGTGCCTCACCTCAGCATTTAGTATCTTGTTTTACGCGTTGTTGATTGCCACAAAGATGCAAGTGATTTCGCCAAAAATTCAGAAACTATCGGTATTAATTGgaattatattatttcatttcgCTTTGTCTCTGATCACGGATATTATCGTTGGGATATTTTCAGAGGCCCGGATTCTGTTGCTTGTGTGTCAGTTCTTTTATGTCGTGTGGGGAATCGTGTTATTTATCGGATATTTCTACTTATTCCGACGATTATATAGTGCTGCCATAAAAAGGCAAAAAACAATGGTTCAACATACTGTTTCTTCTGGGACCACATCTGCATCGGAACGTACCAAAAAAAAATCGTCTTCAAAGTACACAATCAGCCTCTCAATCAAAGTGACGTTTGTGGCTGCTTTCTTTGGATTAATGTGTGTTGCACTGGAGTTATATGGTATTTTTGGAGTTTTTAAATTGCTAAAAATGGGTCACACGCCTGAGGCGTGGCCTTGGTATACTTATAAGTTCCTGTTGCGGCTCATGGAGTTGCTGATGTGTGCCACTATGGTGTATGTGGCATCACAGCCACTTAAGTATCGACGACGGGACAAGGAAAGTGCTTGTTGGATATATTTAATGCCGTTTAAGAGGGTTTGTTGTAGCTGTGGAGGTCAAGGGTCAAATGAAAGTTTTGACGCCTCCATGAATTCAGATGGGCATGCAATGTCAGACACCAATAAAGAAtcacagaaaaatatgaaatatttcaataaaggTGTTCAGGACGTGACGTCGGACGGAGTGTTGAAACCGCGTGTGACATACGCACCTCATTTAAATGGAAATTTCCAAAGACAGGTTTCCGAGACACCATCTCATCTCGTGATAGAAGATGGGTTAGTGCGTTTCCGTAGCAATGAGGAAATAAATTTCTGTGGTTCGGAATTAGCATCAAGTCTTCCTGATCTTGTTAACGGAAGTGCTATGAGGGCAAACAGGGGAGATTCAATTGAAAATGGCGCTATTCCCCACAGTGGGGTTCTCAATGGAGGTTTCTACCGAATTGAAAGTGAGGCTCAAAATAACGATAAAACTCGTCAGGGagtgaccagtggtcagtatgACCATTATAAGAATAGCATGGACTTTGAGCGGACCAGTATAGGTACAACTGGCACTGTGGATACCATGCGTCCAATGTCGGCACTCAATCTTGCGGCCAGTATGGAATGGGAGTTTGACCGAGTGTATGAACGTAGTTTTGTAGAGAGTGACTCCAGTAGTGTTAAAAGTCTCCCCAATGTGGTACCTCTATCTCCACGGGAAACTAACTCTGAGAGTCGTCCGCTTGTCGTTCAATCACCTAGTCGCGATTGGCATCCCGACCAATCGGATCATTTGCCAGACAGTGTACCACTGGACATGAATCAGGTTTCGCTGGATATGAGTTCAAGTCTTTCATCTCCGTCTGACGCTCCGTGTTCCCCAAATTCACCCACCCGTAAACCGTTAATAGCAAAACGAATGAGTAGACACGCATCAACGGACTCGGAATGTTTGGACCGATTTAAAGCCAATATTTACACTTCATAG
- the LOC138335995 gene encoding uncharacterized protein isoform X2, which yields MELNWIQLVLRKTVILAILYVLVLPRETSQSKYLDENARVYKSSKVHFQWLDEGDNLVKEKLHPDSISFSTLNQRSPGKNVWKKLKWMKNGFAEKSGVTVMDEETAREKSSRQAKGIETQLVAEIDNHRLFQGSENRIDSLQSQITRDGSKEKRRVIRDVGEVTPANDATTPSQVITNVIGIVGSTNQNTVNETEDLIGVEGSGNVINTTPESLTGLTTSMKPDTTLDITTTPEPVTQNPITSTTSSTASNKVIDTVIPTTLQPITSQKPATTPKPTTTPEPTTKKTTIPEPTTLQPISSQEPVTAPKLTAQKSTTTPEPTTLDPTTQKPTSTPESTTHKPTTTPEPTTQKPTTPEPTTQKPTTPRPTTTPEPTTTPEPTTTPEPTTTPEPTTTPEPTTTPEPTTTPEPTTTPEPTTTPEPTTTPEPTTTPEPTTTPKPTTTPEPTTTSEPTTTPEPTTTPEPTTTPEPTTTPEPTTTSEPTTTPKLTTTPKPTTTSEPTTTPKPTTTLKPEPSVTPEPSVTPEPSATPEPSSTPEPEPSVTPEPSVTAEPSVTPEPSVIPEPSVTPEPEPSAIPEPSVKPEPEPSVTPEPSGTAEPDSSAEPWPNVTSEPEVEPESEPESEPESEPEGEPSVFSEPRPDWESAMDLWQWGWYFFIYFFGIMFLLLALFSLLSVIRLWSMNHLLSKNYFVTLNILIIIKCTLRGSYLLVDAHNINNTFHNIVDYFLYSTAFPCLTSAFSILFYALLIATKMQVISPKIQKLSVLIGIILFHFALSLITDIIVGIFSEARILLLVCQFFYVVWGIVLFIGYFYLFRRLYSAAIKRQKTMVQHTVSSGTTSASERTKKKSSSKYTISLSIKVTFVAAFFGLMCVALELYGIFGVFKLLKMGHTPEAWPWYTYKFLLRLMELLMCATMVYVASQPLKYRRRDKESACWIYLMPFKRVCCSCGGQGSNESFDASMNSDGHAMSDTNKESQKNMKYFNKGVQDVTSDGVLKPRVTYAPHLNGNFQRQVSETPSHLVIEDGLVRFRSNEEINFCGSELASSLPDLVNGSAMRANRGDSIENGAIPHSGVLNGGFYRIESEAQNNDKTRQGVTSGQYDHYKNSMDFERTSIGTTGTVDTMRPMSALNLAASMEWEFDRVYERSFVESDSSSVKSLPNVVPLSPRETNSESRPLVVQSPSRDWHPDQSDHLPDSVPLDMNQVSLDMSSSLSSPSDAPCSPNSPTRKPLIAKRMSRHASTDSECLDRFKANIYTS from the exons ATGGAACTTAACTGGATCCAACTAGTTTTGAGGAAAACTGTGATTTTAGCTATTTTGTATGTGCTTGTATTACCAAGGGAAACATCACAATCAAAATACCTTGATGAAAATGCAAGGGTGTACAAATCATCGAAAGTCCATTTTCAGTGGCTTGATGAAGGTGATAATTTAGTCAAGGAGAAATTACATCCGGACTCCATTTCATTTTCTACATTAAACCAACGAAGCCCCGGAAAAAATGTCTGGAAGAAGCTTAAATGGATGAAAAATGGTTTTGCTGAGAAATCAGGTGTTACTGTAATGGACGAGGAAACAGCTAGAGAGAAGAGCTCTAGGCAGGCAAAGGGGATAGAAACTCAATTAGTCGCAGAAATAGACAACCACAGATTATTTCAAGGGAGCGAGAACCGTATTGATTCACTCCAAAGTCAGATCACCAGGGACGGTTCTAAAGAAAAAAGACGAGTGATTAGAGATgtaggggaagtaactccggCTAATGATGCCACTACTCCCTCTCAGGTAATTACCAATGTGATAGGCATTGTTGGCtcgaccaatcaaaatacagtGAATGAAACGGAAGATTTGATTGGTGTTGAAGGCTCTGGAAATGTGATTAACACAACGCCGGAATCGTTAACAGGTCTAACGACTTCCATGAAACCTGATACTACGCTAGATATTACGACAACACCGGAACCTGTAACACAGAATCCCATTACATCGACAACGTCTTCAACTGCTTCAAACAAAGTTATTGATACTGTAATACCAACAACTCTACAGCCAATCACATCTCAAAAACCAGCTACAACaccaaaaccaacaacaactCCAGAACCAACaactaaaaaaacaacaattccAGAACCAACAACTCTTCAGCCAATCTCATCTCAAGAACCAGTAACAGCTCCAAAATTAACAGCTCAAAAATCAACAACAACTCCTGAACCAACAACTCTAGATCCAACAACTCAAAAACCAACATCAACTCCAGAATCCACAACTCATAAACCAACAACAACTCCAGAACCAACTACTCAAAAGCCAACAACTCCAGAACCAACTACTCAAAAACCAACAACTCCAAGACCAACAACAACTCCAGAACCTACCACAACTCCAGAACCAACCACAACTCCAGAACCTACCACAACTCCAGAACCAACCACAACTCCAGAACCTACCACAACTCCAGAACCAACCACAACTCCAGAACCTACCACAACTCCAGAACCAACCACAACTCCAGAACCAACCACAACTCCAGAACCCACCACAACTCCAGAACCTACCACAACTCCAAAACCTACAACAACTCCAGAACCTACCACAACTTCAGAACCAACTACAACTCCAGAACCTACCACAACTCCAGAACCCACAACAACTCCAGAACCCACAACAACTCCAGAACCTACCACAACTTCAGAACCAACTACAACTCCAAAACTTACAACAACTCCAAAACCTACCACAACTTCAGAACCAACTACAACTCCAAAACCTACAACAACTCTTAAACCTGAACCTTCGGTAACACCTGAACCTTCAGTAACACCTGAACCTTCAGCCACACCTGAACCTTCAAGCACACCTGAAC CTGAACCTTCAGTAACACCTGAACCTTCAGTAACAGCGGAACCTTCAGTAACACCTGAACCTTCAGTCATACCTGAACCTTCAGTCACACCTGAACCTGAACCTTCAGCTATACCTGAACCTTCAGTAAAACCTGAACCTGAACCTTCAGTAACACCTGAACCTTCAGGTACTGCAGAACCAGATTCATCAGCTGAACCTTGGCCAAATGTTACCTCTGAACCAGAAGTTGAACCAGAAAGTGAACCAGAAAGCGAACCTGAGAGTGAACCAGAAGGTGAACCATCCGTGTTTTCTGAACCACGACCAGACTGGGAGTCTGCTATGGATTTATGGCAGTGGGGATGGTATTTTTTCATCTACTTCTTTGGAATTATGTTCTTGCTGCTCGCCTTGTTCAGCTTATTAAGTGTGATCAGACTTTGGAGCATGAACCATCTCCTCAGTAAAAATTATTTCGTCACTCTCAACATTCTGATCATCATTAAGTGTACATTACGTGGTTCCTACCTCCTGGTCGACGCTCATAACATCAACAATACGTTCCATAATATCGTCGATTACTTCCTCTACAGTACCGCGTTCCCGTGCCTCACCTCAGCATTTAGTATCTTGTTTTACGCGTTGTTGATTGCCACAAAGATGCAAGTGATTTCGCCAAAAATTCAGAAACTATCGGTATTAATTGgaattatattatttcatttcgCTTTGTCTCTGATCACGGATATTATCGTTGGGATATTTTCAGAGGCCCGGATTCTGTTGCTTGTGTGTCAGTTCTTTTATGTCGTGTGGGGAATCGTGTTATTTATCGGATATTTCTACTTATTCCGACGATTATATAGTGCTGCCATAAAAAGGCAAAAAACAATGGTTCAACATACTGTTTCTTCTGGGACCACATCTGCATCGGAACGTACCAAAAAAAAATCGTCTTCAAAGTACACAATCAGCCTCTCAATCAAAGTGACGTTTGTGGCTGCTTTCTTTGGATTAATGTGTGTTGCACTGGAGTTATATGGTATTTTTGGAGTTTTTAAATTGCTAAAAATGGGTCACACGCCTGAGGCGTGGCCTTGGTATACTTATAAGTTCCTGTTGCGGCTCATGGAGTTGCTGATGTGTGCCACTATGGTGTATGTGGCATCACAGCCACTTAAGTATCGACGACGGGACAAGGAAAGTGCTTGTTGGATATATTTAATGCCGTTTAAGAGGGTTTGTTGTAGCTGTGGAGGTCAAGGGTCAAATGAAAGTTTTGACGCCTCCATGAATTCAGATGGGCATGCAATGTCAGACACCAATAAAGAAtcacagaaaaatatgaaatatttcaataaaggTGTTCAGGACGTGACGTCGGACGGAGTGTTGAAACCGCGTGTGACATACGCACCTCATTTAAATGGAAATTTCCAAAGACAGGTTTCCGAGACACCATCTCATCTCGTGATAGAAGATGGGTTAGTGCGTTTCCGTAGCAATGAGGAAATAAATTTCTGTGGTTCGGAATTAGCATCAAGTCTTCCTGATCTTGTTAACGGAAGTGCTATGAGGGCAAACAGGGGAGATTCAATTGAAAATGGCGCTATTCCCCACAGTGGGGTTCTCAATGGAGGTTTCTACCGAATTGAAAGTGAGGCTCAAAATAACGATAAAACTCGTCAGGGagtgaccagtggtcagtatgACCATTATAAGAATAGCATGGACTTTGAGCGGACCAGTATAGGTACAACTGGCACTGTGGATACCATGCGTCCAATGTCGGCACTCAATCTTGCGGCCAGTATGGAATGGGAGTTTGACCGAGTGTATGAACGTAGTTTTGTAGAGAGTGACTCCAGTAGTGTTAAAAGTCTCCCCAATGTGGTACCTCTATCTCCACGGGAAACTAACTCTGAGAGTCGTCCGCTTGTCGTTCAATCACCTAGTCGCGATTGGCATCCCGACCAATCGGATCATTTGCCAGACAGTGTACCACTGGACATGAATCAGGTTTCGCTGGATATGAGTTCAAGTCTTTCATCTCCGTCTGACGCTCCGTGTTCCCCAAATTCACCCACCCGTAAACCGTTAATAGCAAAACGAATGAGTAGACACGCATCAACGGACTCGGAATGTTTGGACCGATTTAAAGCCAATATTTACACTTCATAG